Proteins from a single region of Primulina tabacum isolate GXHZ01 chromosome 5, ASM2559414v2, whole genome shotgun sequence:
- the LOC142547795 gene encoding uncharacterized protein LOC142547795 isoform X1: MSNADSTSSTPPPAGPLSAKKENVIPISPKIAELAESRQELMNRIQTLKQDLQNWRLKMDTQVKVYRSELSELKNSIYSEVEQLRSEFKELRSTLQQQQEDVTASLKNLGLQDVSAEAKEGLTNMENGDDTTQDSSKDDNGKEMRG, encoded by the exons ATGTCAAACGCCGATTCCACCTCCTCCACTCCTCCTCCAGCCGGGCCTCTGTCAGCT AAAAAAGAGAATGTGATTCCAATTAGCCCCAAGATTGCG GAACTGGCTGAATCCAGGCAGGAGCTTATGAATAGAATACAGACTTTGAAACAG GATCTACAAAATTGGCGGTTGAAGATGGACACTCAGGTTAAGGTCTACCGCTCT GAGCTATCAGAGCTTAAAAATTCCATATATTCTGAAGTGGAGCAACTACGATCA GAATTTAAAGAGCTGAGAAGCACTCTTCAGCAGCAACAAGAAGATGTTACAGCCAGTCTAAAAAATTTAGGG CTGCAAGATGTTTCTGCAGAAGCCAAAGAGGGTTTAACAAATATGGAAAACGGTGATGATACAACTCAAGATTCGTCAAAAGATGACAATGGTAAGGAAATGCGTGGATAG
- the LOC142547795 gene encoding uncharacterized protein LOC142547795 isoform X2 produces the protein MSNADSTSSTPPPAGPLSAKKENVIPISPKIAELAESRQELMNRIQTLKQDLQNWRLKMDTQELSELKNSIYSEVEQLRSEFKELRSTLQQQQEDVTASLKNLGLQDVSAEAKEGLTNMENGDDTTQDSSKDDNGKEMRG, from the exons ATGTCAAACGCCGATTCCACCTCCTCCACTCCTCCTCCAGCCGGGCCTCTGTCAGCT AAAAAAGAGAATGTGATTCCAATTAGCCCCAAGATTGCG GAACTGGCTGAATCCAGGCAGGAGCTTATGAATAGAATACAGACTTTGAAACAG GATCTACAAAATTGGCGGTTGAAGATGGACACTCAG GAGCTATCAGAGCTTAAAAATTCCATATATTCTGAAGTGGAGCAACTACGATCA GAATTTAAAGAGCTGAGAAGCACTCTTCAGCAGCAACAAGAAGATGTTACAGCCAGTCTAAAAAATTTAGGG CTGCAAGATGTTTCTGCAGAAGCCAAAGAGGGTTTAACAAATATGGAAAACGGTGATGATACAACTCAAGATTCGTCAAAAGATGACAATGGTAAGGAAATGCGTGGATAG
- the LOC142547794 gene encoding putative protein phosphatase 2C 40, translated as MIHEETMHDSGEIKVSFGYHCNSNKDDCCDRSKSMDIPSKVKLRRASSSFSCLSGAALSANATLANTNMCNGFISAEILPTLDSPNSFRRIPSSPSLNKMDFLPSSLPSSMSNLSFSPSSPSEALDYDSFSPKSQNFLGTMEVQVAGGAAGEDRVQAVCSEENGWVFCAIYDGFNGRDAADFLAGTLYETIAYHLNLADLELEQDLVKSCGSWNQSSDLFKQKVLNCLQHALTQAEDEFLRMVEQEMEDRPDLVSIGSCVLIVLLYGKDLYLLNIGDSRAVLATYTEGVNMKDNKGLQAIPLTDIHNVDNEVEKARLLNNHPDDPCTIVAGKVKGKLKVTRAFGVGYLKKKNMNDALMGILQVRNLTSPPYVSLQPSLRIHEVSSSDHFVVLGSDGLFDFFSNNEVVKLVHSYILRNPSGDPAKFLVEQLAARAAGLAGFSMEELLRIPAGRRRKYHDDVTVIVIVLGTSKRASKASMCI; from the exons ATGATTCACGAGGAAACCATGCATGATTCAGGAGAAATCAAGGTTAGTTTCGGGTATCATTGCAATTCCAATAAAGATGATTGTTGTGACAGATCAAAATCTATGGATATCCCATCTAAGGTTAAACTCCGAAGAGCTAGCAGCTCCTTCTCTTGTCTCTCCGGTGCAGCATTGAGTGCCAATGCTACATTAGCTAATACAAATATGTGCAATGGGTTTATTAGTGCTGAAATACTTCCAACATTGGATTCTCCTAATTCATTCCGTAGGATTCCCTCTTCACCATCTCTAAATAAGATGGACTTTTTGCCATCTTCTCTTCCAAGTAGCATGTCAAACTTGAGTTTTAGTCCATCCTCTCCAAGCGAAGCACTTGATTATGATTCATTTTCACCAAAATCTCAAAACTTTCTTGGTACAATGGAAGTACAAGTGGCTGGTGGGGCGGCTGGTGAAGATCGAGTTCAGGCAGTTTGTAGCGAGGAGAACGGTTGGGTTTTCTGTGCCATTTATGATGGATTCAATGGTAGAGATGCAGCGGATTTTCTTGCCGGAACTTTGTATGAAACTATTGCATATCATCTCAACCTAGCAGACTTGGAACTTGAGCAGGACTTAGTCAAGTCTTGTGGCTCGTGGAACCAATCATCGGATTTGTTCAAGCAAAAAGTTCTCAATTGCCTTCAACATGCTCTAACCCAAGCAGAGGATGAATTTTTACGCATGGTTGAACAAGAAATGGAAGACCGTCCGGATTTAGTATCCATAGGATCTTGTGTTTTAATAGTGTTACTCTATGGGAAGGATTTGTACTTGCTCAATATAGGTGATAGTCGAGCTGTATTGGCCACGTATACTGAAGGTGTCAACATGAAGGATAACAAAGGGCTGCAAGCCATTCCGCTCACTGATATTCATAATGTCGACAATGAAGTTGAGAAAGCACGGCTTCTAAACAACCATCCCGACGACCCTTGCACGATTGTGGCTGGTAAAGTCAAAGGGAAGTTGAAGGTCACGAGGGCTTTTGGAGTTGGTTACCTTAAAAAG AAAAACATGAATGATGCTTTGATGGGAATTCTTCAAGTACGTAATCTCACAAGTCCTCCATACGTATCCTTGCAACCATCGCTCAGAATTCACGAGGTCTCAAGTTCTGATCACTTCGTTGTATTAGGAAGTGATGGATTATTCGATTTCTTTAGTAATAATGAAGTTGTAAAGCTAGTGCATTCCTATATTTTGCGAAATCCTTCTGGTGATCCAGCAAAATTTCTGGTCGAGCAACTCGCTGCAAGGGCAGCAGGTTTAGCAG GCTTCAGTATGGAAGAGCTCTTGAGGATACCAGCTGGAAGGAGACGGAAATATCATGATGATGTTACAGTTATCGTCATTGTCCTAGGCACGAGCAAGCGAGCCTCAAAGGCGTCGATGTGTATATGA